One Corvus moneduloides isolate bCorMon1 chromosome 21, bCorMon1.pri, whole genome shotgun sequence DNA window includes the following coding sequences:
- the LOC116454381 gene encoding uncharacterized protein LOC116454381, with product MRQHKIQGQRNLHPHLDTYKMLCAGKKSYFAAAVCIITVTSMLAVSYLSLQRLSHQPKLIQEGRRCRGKIANSTITALKGNKTFIISPYFDDRESKVTRLIGIVHHEDVKQLYCWFCCQPNGRIYVSKAKIDVHSDRFGFPYGAADIVCLEPENCDPTHVSIHQSPHGNIDQLPRFEIKNRKAETFSVDFTVCISAMFGNYNNVLQFIQGMEMYKILGAQKVVIYKNNCSHLMEKVLKFYVEEGTVEIIPWPINSHLRVSSKWHFMQDGTHIGYYGQITALNDCIYRNMERSKFVVLNDADEIILPLKHPNWKTMMNSLQEQNPGTSVFLFENHIFPETVSSGMFNISSWNTVPGVNILQHVYREPDRKDVINPRKMIVDPRKVIQTSVHSVLHAYGNSANVPMDVALIYHCRKALQGDLPRESLIRDTTLWRYNSSLIMNVNKVLSQTMLQAQE from the coding sequence atgCGGCAGCATAAAATACAAGGACAAAGAAATTTGCATCCACATTTAGATACGTACAAAATGTTGTGTGCTGGGAAAAAATCttactttgctgctgctgtgtgcattATTACTGTAACTTCAATGCTTGCAGTTTCTTATCTGAGCTTACAGAGACTTTCTCATCAGCCAAAACTAATTCAAGAAGGCAGAAGATGTCGAGGGAAAATTGCCAATAGCACAATAACAGCATTAAAAGGTAACAAAACTTTTATTATATCCCCATACTTTGAtgacagagaaagcaaagtCACTCGTCTGATTGGGATTGTTCACCATGAAGACGTAAAACAACTGTACTGCTGGTTCTGCTGTCAGCCCAATGGAAGGATATATGTATCAAAAGCAAAAATCGATGTTCACTCAGATAGATTTGGATTCCCTTATGGTGCAGCAGATATAGTTTGTTTGGAACCTGAAAATTGTGATCCAACACATGTATCAATTCATCAGTCTCCACATGGAAATATTGACCAGCTGCCAAGGTTTGAAATTAAAAACCGCAAGGCTGAGACCTTTTCTGTTGACTTCACTGTGTGCATTTCTGCCATGTTTGGAAACTACAACAATGTCTTGCAGTTTATACAGGGTATGGAAATGTACAAGATTCTTGGAGCACAGAAAGTGGTGATCTATAAGAACAACTGCAGCCATCTGATGGAGAAAGTCTTGAAGTTTTATGTAGAGGAAGGAACTGTTGAAATAATTCCCTGGCCAATAAACTCACACCTCAGGGTTTCTTCTAAATGGCACTTCATGCAAGATGGAACACACATTGGCTACTATGGACAAATCACAGCTCTAAATGACTGTATATACCGTAACATGGAAAGGAGCAAGTTTGTGGTCCTTAATGATGCTGATGAAATAATTCTTCCCCTTAAGCACccaaactggaaaacaatgatGAACAGTCTTCAGGAACAAAACCCAGGGACTAGTGTTTTCCTCTTTGAGAACCATATCTTCCCAGAAACTGTATCTTCTGGCATGTTCAACATTTCATCTTGGAATACTGTGCCAGGTGTTAACATATTACAGCATGTATACAGAGAGCCTGACAGGAAAGATGTGATCAATCCCCGGAAAATGATAGTTGATCCACGAAAGGTGATTCAGACTTCAGTCCATTCTGTCCTACATGCTTATGGGAACAGTGCAAATGTTCCCATGGATGTTGCTCTCATTTATCACTGTCGGAAGGCCCTTCAAGGAGACCTTCCCAGAGAATCCCTCATCAGGGATACAACACTGTGGAGATATAACTCATCATTAATCATGAATGTTAACAAGGTGCTATCTCAAACCATGCTGCAAGCTCAAGAGTGA
- the FBXW2 gene encoding F-box/WD repeat-containing protein 2 isoform X1, with protein MKQLKDHEAFETSSLIGHSARVYALYYKDGLLCTGSDDLSAKLWDVSTGQCIYGIQTHTCAAVKFDEQKLVTGSFDNTVACWEWSSGAKTQHFRGHTGAVFSVDYNDELDILVSGSADFTVKVWALSTGTCLNTLTGHTEWVTKVVLQKCKVKSLMHSPGDYILLSADKYEIKIWPIGREINCKCLRTLSVSEDRSISLQPRLHFDGKYIVCSSALGLYQWDFASYDILRVIKPPDFSNVSLLGFGEIFALLFDNRYLYIMDLRTEKLISRWPLPEYRKSKRGSSFLAGEMSWLNGLNGQNDTGLVFATSMPDHSIHLVLWKEHG; from the exons ATGAAGCAACTGAAGGACCATGAAGCCTTTGAGACATCCTCTTTAATTGGACACAGTGCCAGAGTATATGCACTTTACTATAAAGATGGACTTCTGTGTACAG GATCAGATGACTTGTCTGCAAAACTATGGGATGTAAGCACAGGTCAGTGCATATATGGTATCCAGACACACACTTGTGCTGCAGTGAAGTTTGATGAACAAAAGCTTGTAACAGGATCTTTTGATAACACAGTAGCCTGTTGGGAATGGAGCTCTGGGGCAAAGACACAGCATTTTAGAGGACATACTGGTGCAG TTTTTAGTGTGGATTACAATGATGAACTTGATATTCTGGTCAGTGGCTCTGCGGACTTCACTGTGAAAGTATGGGCCTTATCAACAGGAACGTGCCTGAATACCCTTACTGGACACACAGAATGGGTCACTAAG GTCGTTTTGCAGAAGTGCAAAGTCAAATCTCTTATGCATAGTCCTGGGGATTATATTCTCCTAAGTGCAGATAAGTATGAAATCAAG ATTTGGCCTATTGGAAGGGAAATAAACTGCAAGTGCTTAAGAACACTGTCTGTTTCTGAAGACCGCAGCATCTCCCTACAGCCCAGACTGCACTTTGATGGTAAATACATAGTGTGCAGTTCAGCACTAGGATTATACCAGTGGGACTTTGCCAGCTATGATATTCTCAG GGTTATCAAACCTCCAGACTTCTCAAATGTGTCCTTGCTGGGCTTTGGAGAGATATTTGCTCTACTGTTTGACAACAGATACCTGTATATAATGGACTTGAGGACAGAAAAACTGATAAGCCGCTGGCCTTTACCAGAATATAGAAAGTCAAAGAGAGGTTCAAGCTTTTTGGCTGGTGAAATGTCTTGGTTAAACGGACTAAATGGCCAAAATGATACGGGCTTGGTTTTTGCCACCAGTATGCCAGACCATAGTATCCATTTGGTGTTATGGAAAGAACATGGCTGA
- the FBXW2 gene encoding F-box/WD repeat-containing protein 2 isoform X2 produces MEKKDFEAWLDNISIAFLSLTDLQKNETLDHLISLSGAVQLRHLSNNLEILLKRDFLKLLPLELSFYLLKWLDPQTLLTCCLVSKQWNKVISACTEVWQTACKNLGWQIDDSVQDPLHWKKVYLKAILRMKQLKDHEAFETSSLIGHSARVYALYYKDGLLCTGSDDLSAKLWDVSTGQCIYGIQTHTCAAVKFDEQKLVTGSFDNTVACWEWSSGAKTQHFRGHTGAVFSVDYNDELDILVSGSADFTVKVWALSTGTCLNTLTGHTEWVTKVVLQKCKVKSLMHSPGDYILLSADKYEIKIWPIGREINCKCLRTLSVSEDRSISLQPRLHFDGKYIVCSSALGLYQWDFASYDILRVIKPPDFSNVSLLGFGEIFALLFDNRYLYIMDLRTEKLISRWPLPEYRKSKRGSSFLAGEMSWLNGLNGQNDTGLVFATSMPDHSIHLVLWKEHG; encoded by the exons ATGGAGAAAAAGGACTTTGAAGCATGGCTTGATAACATTTCtattgcatttctttctctgacggacttgcagaaaaatgaaactctGGATCACCTGATTAGCTTGAGTGGAGCAGTCCAGCTCAGGCACCTCTCCAATAATCTAGAGATTCTCCTCAAGAGGGACTTCCTCAAACTTCTTCCATTGGAACTTAGTTTTTATCTGTTAAAATGGCTTGATCCGCAGACCTTACTCACATGTTGCCTCGTCTCTAAGCAGTGGAACAAGGTTATAAGTGCCTGTACAGAGGTGTGGCAGACTGCATGTAAGAATTTGGGTTGGCAGATAGATGACTCTGTTCAGGATCCTCTACACTGGAAGAAGGTTTACCTAAAAGCTATTTTAAGGATGAAGCAACTGAAGGACCATGAAGCCTTTGAGACATCCTCTTTAATTGGACACAGTGCCAGAGTATATGCACTTTACTATAAAGATGGACTTCTGTGTACAG GATCAGATGACTTGTCTGCAAAACTATGGGATGTAAGCACAGGTCAGTGCATATATGGTATCCAGACACACACTTGTGCTGCAGTGAAGTTTGATGAACAAAAGCTTGTAACAGGATCTTTTGATAACACAGTAGCCTGTTGGGAATGGAGCTCTGGGGCAAAGACACAGCATTTTAGAGGACATACTGGTGCAG TTTTTAGTGTGGATTACAATGATGAACTTGATATTCTGGTCAGTGGCTCTGCGGACTTCACTGTGAAAGTATGGGCCTTATCAACAGGAACGTGCCTGAATACCCTTACTGGACACACAGAATGGGTCACTAAG GTCGTTTTGCAGAAGTGCAAAGTCAAATCTCTTATGCATAGTCCTGGGGATTATATTCTCCTAAGTGCAGATAAGTATGAAATCAAG ATTTGGCCTATTGGAAGGGAAATAAACTGCAAGTGCTTAAGAACACTGTCTGTTTCTGAAGACCGCAGCATCTCCCTACAGCCCAGACTGCACTTTGATGGTAAATACATAGTGTGCAGTTCAGCACTAGGATTATACCAGTGGGACTTTGCCAGCTATGATATTCTCAG GGTTATCAAACCTCCAGACTTCTCAAATGTGTCCTTGCTGGGCTTTGGAGAGATATTTGCTCTACTGTTTGACAACAGATACCTGTATATAATGGACTTGAGGACAGAAAAACTGATAAGCCGCTGGCCTTTACCAGAATATAGAAAGTCAAAGAGAGGTTCAAGCTTTTTGGCTGGTGAAATGTCTTGGTTAAACGGACTAAATGGCCAAAATGATACGGGCTTGGTTTTTGCCACCAGTATGCCAGACCATAGTATCCATTTGGTGTTATGGAAAGAACATGGCTGA